A genomic window from Nicotiana sylvestris chromosome 11, ASM39365v2, whole genome shotgun sequence includes:
- the LOC138881058 gene encoding uncharacterized protein — protein sequence MSLDSDRPYLEQRVFVDQVPEVIPVQPVVQVQLDVMGATSEEEQLRLARFKKYHPPDCSGLSSKDAHGFLEEFHRILRTIGIKEMSGVAFTTFKLSGAAYQWWRVYEEGSLTDATSLTWTRFLEMLLRDFVHQTLQDAGCMEFEQLRQGTITVLEYAVRFSDLSRHATSLVSTIGERNLSRGSTMVLGSTWLESWR from the coding sequence ATGAGCTTAGACTCTGACAGACCGTACCTAGAGCAGCGGGTCTTTGTTGATCAAGTCCCAGAGGTTATACCAGTACAACCTGTTGTTCAGGTTCAGCTTGATGTTATGGGAGCAACATCTGAGGAAGAGCAGCTTAGACTTgcgaggttcaagaagtatcacCCTCCTGATTGCAGTGGTTTATCATCAAAGGATGCACATGGTTTTCTAGAGGAGTTCCATCGTATTCTCCGCACCATAGGTATTAAGGAGATGAGCGGGGTTGCTTTTACTACATTTAAGCTATCAGGAGCAGCATATCAGTGGTGGAGGGTTTACGAGGAGGGTAGCCTAACCGATGCAACTTCACTTACATGGACTCGATTTTTAGAGATGTTATTGAGAGACTTTGTTCACCAGACCCTTCAAGATGCAGGGTGCATGGAGTTTGAGCAGCTGCGCCAGGGTACTATTACAGTGTTAGAGTATGCTGTTCGATTCAGTGATTTGTCTAGACATGCAACTTCCTTGGTTTCTACAATCGGAGAGCGCAatttatcgaggggctcaacTATGGTATTAGGTTCAACATGGCTAGAGAGTTGGAGATAG